A part of Hippopotamus amphibius kiboko isolate mHipAmp2 chromosome 16, mHipAmp2.hap2, whole genome shotgun sequence genomic DNA contains:
- the LOC130838440 gene encoding vomeronasal type-1 receptor 4-like: protein MAARDLAIRTVFLSQTVFGILGNFSLLYHYLFLYCTGYRLKTIDLIVKNLIVANILVLFSSGFHNTVTSFGWHQMNSEFICRFFPYVRGVGRGVSIGTICLLSVFQAITISPRTSRCAELKVKALQLVFPSVILCWMVNMLLNVVYPLYMTGNLNNKNITNRKAFGHCSAVCHDQTGDSLYAALISFPDVLCFVVMILASGCTVFTLYRHKQRVQNIHRINVSSISSPESRAAKTVLLVVSTFVYFNTLSSICYIILGPFNDPDLLILNISAIITSCFPTISPFLIMSRDSRIARLCFAGKRSTNSPTLRRKM, encoded by the coding sequence ATGGCTGCCAGGGATTTGGCAATCAGAACAGTCTTCTTATCACAGACTGTTTTTGGAATCCTGGGGAATTTCTCTCTACTTTACCATTATCTCTTCCTGTATTGCACTGGGTATAGGCTGAAGACCATAGATTTGATTGTCAAGAACCTGATTGTAGCCAACATCTTGGTGCTGTTCTCTAGTGGATTTCACAATACAGTGACAAGTTTTGGGTGGCACCAAATGAACAGTGaatttatatgcagatttttccCATATGTTCGTGGAGTGGGCAGGGGAGTGTCCATTGGCACCATCTGCCTCTTGAGTGTCTTCCAGGCCATCACCATCAGTCCCCGGACCTCCAGGTGTGCAGAGCTCAAAGTGAAAGCTCTGCAGTTGGTTTTCCCTTCAGTCATCCTGTGCTGGATGGTGAACATGCTGCTAAATGTCGTGTATCCTCTGTACATGACCGGGAATTTGAACAACAAAAACATCACAAACAGAAAAGCTTTTGGACACTGTTCTGCTGTTTGTCATGACCAAACCGGAGACTCATTATATGCAGCGTTGATATCATTCCCTGATGTCTTATGTTTTGTGGTCATGATCTTGGCCAGTGGCTGCACAGTTTTCACCCTGTACAGACACAAGCAGAGGGTCCAAAACATTCACAGGATCAAcgtctcctccatctcctcccctgAGTCCAGAGCCGCCAAAACTGTCCTCCTTGTGGTGAGCACTTTTGTCTATTTTAACACCCTTTCCTCCATCTGTTACATTATTTTGGGACCTTTTAATGATCCTGATTTGTTAATTTTGAACATCTCTGCAATAATCACTTCATGTTTCCCAACTATCAGCCCCTTTCTGATTATGAGTCGTGACTCCAGAATAGCCAGGCTCTGCTTTGCTGGGAAAAGGAGTACAAACTCCCCTACCCTTCGGAGAAAGATGTAA